A section of the Opitutales bacterium genome encodes:
- a CDS encoding sodium/solute symporter (Members of the Solute:Sodium Symporter (SSS), TC 2.A.21 as described in tcdb.org, catalyze solute:Na+ symport. Known solutes for members of the family include sugars, amino acids, nucleosides, inositols, vitamins, urea or anions, depending on the system.) yields the protein MGPLDWIIIVGYMLGMIALSYGLSRGQKDGRDYYLGGNKVGPLPIALSTMATQCSTNSLLGAPAFVALSGGLLWLQYELAVPLAMIVIMVVIIPILRGLNLVSVYDYVERRYDVQTRVLLSILFQFLRAFSTGVTVYALALVLEFFMGIPFWVAVLLLGVVTVIYDVLGGIKAVIVSDVIQLFILVAGIVAAIWMALELNGGWAATWQHFDSAKAQTLDFAGHGWGDGATFAFWPMLFGGLFLYVSYYGCDQTQIQRELSSRSVAHSQISLFIGGILRFPLVALYCFLGVCLGAYLTLNPELLDSLKQVDSGEINKNLVMPAFMQAHFPSGLLGLVLAGFFAAAMSSLDSTINSLSTLTMHDIVLRFFKDKVPASKELLYSKMLTVFWGVICIVFAFFVGNVSGTVIEAVNKIGSLVNGPLLAVFLLGMLSKRVGSLGIQCGLILGFSTNVLLWNFAPDISWLWWNVVGFFVASGSAISVSLFKPARNVAKELMAPGKVIPKASNLRTLAVLLAVYFCLILLALEWVS from the coding sequence ATGGGACCCCTAGACTGGATTATCATCGTGGGTTATATGCTAGGGATGATCGCCCTGAGTTATGGGCTGAGCCGGGGCCAGAAGGATGGGCGCGACTATTATCTCGGTGGTAACAAAGTGGGGCCCTTGCCGATCGCACTATCGACGATGGCGACGCAATGTTCGACCAACAGTCTCCTGGGTGCACCGGCATTTGTTGCGCTTTCAGGTGGTTTGCTCTGGCTACAATACGAACTCGCAGTGCCCTTGGCTATGATCGTCATCATGGTCGTGATCATCCCCATACTCCGCGGACTGAACTTGGTCTCTGTGTATGATTATGTGGAACGACGCTATGATGTCCAGACCCGCGTATTACTCAGCATTTTGTTCCAGTTTTTGCGCGCATTTTCTACGGGCGTTACGGTCTACGCTCTGGCTTTGGTATTGGAGTTTTTCATGGGCATTCCGTTCTGGGTAGCGGTGCTACTCCTGGGAGTCGTGACCGTGATCTACGACGTGCTGGGGGGGATCAAAGCGGTGATTGTTTCGGATGTGATTCAACTATTCATCCTGGTTGCCGGCATCGTTGCTGCGATTTGGATGGCTTTAGAACTCAACGGAGGATGGGCGGCAACTTGGCAGCACTTTGATTCTGCGAAGGCACAAACCCTTGATTTCGCCGGGCACGGATGGGGTGATGGAGCGACTTTCGCCTTTTGGCCGATGCTCTTTGGTGGTCTTTTTCTCTATGTCTCTTACTACGGCTGCGATCAAACTCAGATCCAGCGTGAGCTCTCCTCGCGTTCGGTCGCGCATTCGCAGATATCGCTGTTCATTGGTGGCATCCTGCGTTTTCCGTTGGTGGCACTATATTGTTTTTTGGGTGTTTGCCTGGGTGCCTATCTAACCCTGAATCCCGAATTGCTGGACAGTCTGAAGCAGGTTGACTCGGGTGAGATTAATAAAAACTTGGTGATGCCGGCTTTCATGCAAGCACATTTCCCCAGTGGTTTGTTAGGGTTAGTGTTGGCAGGGTTTTTTGCGGCGGCAATGTCGTCGCTGGATTCTACGATCAATTCGCTCAGCACGCTGACAATGCATGATATCGTACTACGTTTCTTTAAGGATAAAGTTCCCGCATCGAAAGAACTCCTCTATTCCAAGATGCTGACGGTGTTTTGGGGAGTCATTTGTATCGTATTCGCTTTTTTTGTAGGGAATGTTTCGGGGACAGTGATCGAAGCGGTGAACAAAATTGGTTCGCTCGTTAATGGCCCCCTCTTGGCGGTTTTTCTATTGGGCATGCTATCTAAGCGCGTCGGGAGTCTGGGTATCCAGTGTGGCTTGATTTTAGGATTTTCGACTAACGTTTTGTTATGGAATTTCGCGCCAGACATTTCTTGGCTTTGGTGGAACGTTGTAGGCTTCTTCGTGGCTTCGGGGTCTGCTATCTCAGTGAGTCTGTTCAAGCCAGCACGTAACGTTGCAAAAGAGTTAATGGCGCCAGGCAAGGTAATACCCAAGGCAAGCAATCTGCGCACCCTCGCTGTGCTGCTTGCAGTCTATTTTTGCCTTATTCTTCTTGCCTTGGAGTGGGTGAGCTAG
- the ftsW gene encoding putative lipid II flippase FtsW, giving the protein MHLESVDTPVAQKPAWTALRWDDYALLLIVLALTSLGIVVLLSSTYVLDSADAFAMLKKQAVWLVVASLAGLIAWRIDVHELRDLVWWLAVPAILLCALVFIPPFGREINGANRWLILGPFRFQVAEAVKVALVFILAHYLAENKRKLNEKIRGVIFPGLIIGVAFGMILLQPDYGTAFLCALVGGCMLYLAGGALKYWVPLGILGLAGFATLIYHNPERLSRVTSFLSLNSEVVRGDEGYQLWQGILGFASGGMSGVGLGDGRQQITYLPEAHTDFIFSIVGEELGLIFTLLIVILFLALFFLVALRIRRATSLYECLLVQGSLLFIVFQALINMGVVTGVLPTKGMSLPFISYGGSNLILMFFFIGLIINVSSRWSAVPKRERVRSE; this is encoded by the coding sequence ATGCATCTTGAAAGCGTAGATACTCCCGTCGCCCAGAAACCCGCATGGACTGCCCTGCGGTGGGACGACTACGCGCTTTTGCTCATAGTTCTGGCACTGACTTCTTTGGGTATTGTGGTCTTGTTGAGCAGTACCTACGTCCTCGATAGCGCGGATGCATTCGCCATGCTTAAGAAGCAGGCGGTCTGGCTAGTCGTTGCTTCCTTGGCTGGTTTAATTGCTTGGCGAATCGATGTCCACGAACTACGCGACCTGGTGTGGTGGCTGGCCGTTCCAGCGATACTGCTGTGCGCTCTTGTCTTTATCCCCCCGTTTGGGCGTGAGATCAATGGGGCGAATCGTTGGTTAATATTGGGTCCGTTTCGTTTTCAAGTGGCTGAAGCAGTTAAGGTCGCGCTGGTATTCATCCTCGCTCATTATCTCGCTGAGAATAAGCGCAAACTTAACGAGAAAATACGCGGGGTTATTTTCCCGGGTTTAATTATTGGAGTGGCCTTTGGTATGATTCTTTTGCAGCCCGACTATGGGACTGCGTTCCTCTGTGCCCTAGTCGGCGGGTGCATGTTATACCTCGCCGGTGGTGCGCTGAAGTATTGGGTGCCTCTGGGGATCTTAGGATTGGCTGGTTTTGCAACTCTTATCTACCACAACCCTGAACGTCTAAGTCGGGTGACCTCATTTCTAAGTTTAAATTCCGAGGTAGTACGCGGCGACGAGGGCTACCAGCTGTGGCAAGGCATTTTGGGTTTTGCATCTGGGGGTATGAGCGGTGTGGGTTTGGGCGATGGACGTCAGCAGATTACCTATCTACCCGAAGCGCATACCGACTTTATCTTTTCGATTGTGGGCGAGGAGCTTGGTTTAATTTTTACGCTGCTGATTGTTATCCTTTTCCTGGCACTATTTTTTCTTGTGGCCCTAAGGATTCGTCGCGCGACGAGCCTGTATGAGTGCCTACTCGTTCAGGGTAGCCTGCTATTTATTGTGTTCCAGGCCCTGATTAATATGGGCGTGGTGACGGGTGTGCTACCTACAAAGGGAATGTCGCTCCCCTTTATCAGCTATGGCGGATCAAACCTAATTCTGATGTTTTTCTTCATTGGTTTGATTATCAATGTCAGCTCACGCTGGTCCGCTGTCCCCAAACGGGAAAGGGTACGGAGTGAGTAA
- the ftsA gene encoding cell division protein FtsA → MSENPIIGAIELGTSKVVALVGEILDDGSLAVLGHADCSTQGVVKGEIVDFKSVCACAHTAIESIEDEAGVPLDTVYLALTGKHFKGRQNTGITPVQSADGCVQQEDIDRVSEEAKRRPLDPGSIYIQHMRNGFSLDGRSISDPLGQPGERLEAHYWSVFGDQAKVEELMRVVNGFGLELESIVLSSSAAASMLLTEEEKKAGALVVDIGCGTTDYAVYKDGCVRRTGVLAVGGEHITNDLAMGLRISRKRAEFLKLTHGKATLSKEDRNQSIWTHGDYTIGDSMITQYAISQIISARVEEIFQIVRKELGEAGESDYIPSGVFITGGSAHIKELAQAAAKVFGVSARVARLPRWASETLAQPEYATVMGLLHFALQARQGGGTGGRVAEGNILRKVARILNFNV, encoded by the coding sequence ATGTCCGAGAATCCGATCATAGGGGCTATTGAATTAGGAACTTCCAAGGTGGTCGCCCTGGTGGGCGAGATTCTGGATGATGGTTCGCTGGCTGTTCTGGGGCATGCCGACTGTTCGACCCAAGGTGTGGTGAAGGGTGAAATCGTCGATTTTAAGTCAGTTTGTGCCTGTGCGCATACTGCCATTGAATCGATCGAAGATGAAGCTGGTGTGCCGCTTGATACAGTTTATCTGGCATTGACGGGAAAGCATTTTAAGGGGCGGCAGAACACGGGCATCACACCAGTGCAGTCTGCAGATGGTTGTGTGCAGCAGGAAGATATTGATCGCGTGAGCGAAGAGGCCAAGCGGCGTCCGTTGGACCCAGGCAGCATCTACATCCAGCACATGCGCAATGGGTTCAGTCTCGATGGGCGCTCTATCTCGGATCCTCTGGGGCAGCCTGGAGAGCGTTTAGAAGCCCATTATTGGTCGGTGTTTGGGGACCAGGCAAAAGTCGAGGAGCTGATGCGGGTTGTAAACGGTTTTGGCCTGGAGCTCGAAAGTATCGTTCTCTCAAGCAGCGCGGCAGCTTCCATGCTCCTGACTGAGGAGGAAAAAAAGGCGGGGGCTCTGGTGGTCGATATCGGATGCGGCACCACGGATTATGCAGTGTATAAAGATGGTTGCGTTCGACGTACAGGGGTGCTCGCAGTAGGAGGTGAGCATATAACGAATGATCTTGCGATGGGGCTGCGTATCAGTCGCAAACGCGCTGAATTTTTGAAGTTAACCCATGGTAAAGCGACTCTATCGAAAGAGGACCGCAACCAGTCTATCTGGACGCATGGAGATTACACGATCGGCGATAGTATGATTACTCAATATGCTATCAGCCAGATCATAAGTGCACGTGTCGAAGAGATATTCCAGATTGTCCGCAAGGAGCTGGGAGAGGCGGGGGAGTCTGATTATATCCCTTCTGGTGTTTTTATTACGGGTGGCTCGGCGCATATAAAAGAACTCGCTCAGGCGGCTGCCAAAGTCTTCGGGGTGTCCGCTCGTGTTGCCAGGTTACCGCGTTGGGCCAGCGAAACCCTGGCGCAGCCAGAGTATGCCACCGTCATGGGGTTACTCCATTTTGCTCTTCAGGCCCGTCAGGGAGGCGGCACGGGTGGACGTGTCGCGGAAGGAAATATCCTGCGTAAAGTCGCGCGCATTTTGAATTTCAATGTCTGA
- a CDS encoding cell division protein FtsZ, with the protein MSENLPEQIGIKIAVVAVGGAGLRVLDRMQLEDAEQLRLIAIDAHAQTLNNSQVARKVLVGRKLTRGMGTGGDIERGRDAAMQDRQALEETLEGFDLVFLLVGLGGGSGSGVAPVVAEIASDQGSVVIVFGTQPFAFEGKKRNDDAAAAAGRLRDVSHAVISLPNDLLVQPDCDEQSVLNALGMADAWMERGVRAISAMVTRPGLISQDFAALQSVLSTLSNKSLFGLGVGEGSDAVDQALRQLRQCPLLQTPEGMHRAEKLIVNITGGSDLTMADVHRIVNAVNEVFISREDTVFGANIDESVREMVEICVLGVSNMGHEAVALDVQRTSAAVMPPRAPSKPKQPLDPVIPVEQPREKRAKKSKPVVRVHRSKLGPKQADLLEQEEFLFLANDEQRGIFEDTEPNEYAGEDLDVPTFLRRGVKVALK; encoded by the coding sequence ATGTCTGAAAATCTTCCAGAGCAGATCGGAATAAAGATCGCCGTGGTAGCGGTGGGTGGTGCGGGTCTTCGGGTTTTAGATCGCATGCAATTGGAAGACGCGGAACAGTTGCGTCTGATCGCGATCGATGCCCATGCTCAGACGCTGAACAACAGTCAGGTAGCACGAAAAGTCTTGGTCGGTCGTAAATTGACCCGGGGCATGGGCACCGGTGGTGATATCGAGCGAGGCCGGGATGCGGCCATGCAAGACCGCCAAGCTTTAGAAGAAACCTTGGAGGGCTTTGACTTGGTTTTTCTATTGGTGGGCCTGGGGGGAGGCAGCGGCAGCGGGGTAGCTCCTGTCGTGGCGGAGATCGCGAGCGACCAGGGTTCTGTGGTCATTGTATTTGGGACACAGCCCTTCGCTTTCGAAGGAAAGAAACGCAACGATGACGCTGCGGCTGCTGCAGGACGCTTGCGCGATGTCAGCCATGCAGTAATCTCTTTACCTAACGATTTGTTGGTGCAGCCGGATTGTGATGAACAGTCGGTACTCAATGCACTGGGAATGGCTGATGCATGGATGGAGCGTGGCGTCCGGGCTATCAGTGCCATGGTGACGCGGCCTGGGTTAATCAGTCAGGATTTTGCGGCACTCCAAAGTGTGCTTTCAACTTTGAGCAACAAGAGTTTATTTGGCCTAGGGGTTGGCGAAGGCAGCGATGCAGTGGATCAAGCTCTCAGGCAGCTGCGTCAATGTCCGTTGCTACAGACACCGGAAGGTATGCATCGCGCTGAGAAGCTGATAGTGAATATCACCGGAGGTAGTGATCTAACCATGGCTGATGTGCATCGTATCGTGAATGCGGTGAATGAAGTGTTCATCAGCCGCGAAGATACTGTCTTTGGAGCAAATATTGATGAATCTGTCCGCGAGATGGTCGAAATCTGTGTGCTGGGTGTCAGTAATATGGGTCACGAAGCGGTAGCACTCGATGTTCAGCGCACGTCTGCTGCTGTTATGCCGCCGCGCGCACCGTCGAAACCGAAGCAGCCACTGGATCCAGTTATCCCGGTCGAGCAGCCGCGCGAAAAGCGGGCGAAAAAGAGCAAGCCTGTGGTGCGTGTGCATCGTTCTAAGCTCGGCCCCAAGCAGGCAGATTTACTCGAACAGGAAGAGTTTCTATTTCTCGCGAATGACGAGCAGCGGGGAATCTTTGAGGATACTGAGCCTAATGAATACGCTGGTGAAGATCTGGATGTACCCACATTTTTGCGTCGCGGGGTAAAGGTAGCTTTGAAGTGA
- a CDS encoding D-alanine--D-alanine ligase, protein MKQPDLCVLYGGVGGERAVSLASGKAVIAALEQSHAVHAYDIQRAEVPAFIDPSRMIVLPVLHGQFGENGVLQDALDDAEVVYAGCAGEASAQCMDKVQTKQVASRSNLVVAESVVFDGSLHPSWFELVSLLGDSFVIKPADAGSSVGLHFVDDESGLLTAIEDIQSGKWMAESRVRGYEVSVGVLDGKALGVVGIRPQGGAYDYKHKYTPGYSEYDVPACLVEKVREEVSQAAETIFEACGCRDFARVDFIINGRSEPVLLEVNTLPGLTPTSLLPKSASCEGIDFNDLLDRMLAGAVERWKQRYG, encoded by the coding sequence ATGAAGCAGCCGGACTTATGTGTGCTCTACGGCGGAGTGGGCGGTGAGCGTGCTGTATCGCTTGCCTCGGGCAAAGCGGTCATTGCGGCGTTGGAACAAAGTCATGCCGTACACGCCTATGATATTCAAAGAGCGGAAGTGCCGGCTTTTATCGATCCGAGCCGTATGATCGTGTTGCCAGTGCTGCACGGTCAATTTGGTGAGAATGGGGTGCTGCAAGATGCTCTTGATGATGCTGAGGTGGTGTATGCCGGTTGTGCGGGAGAAGCCAGCGCTCAGTGTATGGATAAGGTCCAAACCAAGCAGGTTGCTTCGCGGTCAAATCTAGTCGTTGCTGAGTCTGTAGTTTTTGATGGGTCCCTACATCCATCTTGGTTCGAACTCGTGTCGCTGCTGGGTGACAGTTTCGTAATAAAGCCGGCAGACGCGGGCAGCAGCGTAGGGCTTCACTTTGTCGATGACGAATCCGGTCTACTTACTGCGATCGAAGACATCCAATCTGGAAAATGGATGGCGGAGAGTCGTGTTCGAGGTTACGAGGTGAGTGTTGGCGTGTTGGATGGCAAGGCTCTGGGTGTGGTGGGAATCCGACCGCAAGGCGGCGCCTATGACTACAAGCACAAATATACGCCGGGCTATTCGGAATATGATGTGCCTGCGTGTCTCGTGGAAAAAGTGCGGGAAGAGGTAAGCCAAGCTGCAGAGACGATTTTCGAAGCGTGTGGTTGCCGAGATTTTGCTCGGGTGGATTTTATTATAAATGGACGGAGTGAGCCGGTGCTTTTGGAGGTTAATACCTTGCCAGGACTTACCCCAACGAGTCTGTTACCCAAAAGTGCTTCGTGTGAAGGAATTGATTTTAATGACCTACTGGACCGGATGCTCGCTGGTGCAGTAGAACGATGGAAGCAACGCTATGGGTAA
- a CDS encoding UDP-N-acetylglucosamine--N-acetylmuramyl-(pentapeptide) pyrophosphoryl-undecaprenol N-acetylglucosamine transferase produces MSKFIISCGGTGGHLSPGIALAESLISQGHICMLLVSEKQVDSRLIRKYPALQTRPLAGAFFSLSPLRFVKFVVKTIRGIKGMSKILKDFEPQAVIAFGGFLSLPVLSVARWKKTTIILHEANRVPGKATRMFRKAASRVYLPRGLRLRGVKPDVIRDFGFPVRKEFRKIGKDRARQNIGMPKNGKLLVILGGSQGAQALNEWARDHFEQLAGLGVHIYCVTGMGQGITGRYEREFENGPNIVAEFVNFTDQMADVMSAADLIVTRAGAGTLAELVRCRTPGILVPYPFAADNHQDANARFFEQQGGGIVLGQESIGQLFAEVEELLFNDWLLSQLQRNLSRMDDAQVLQNTVDDLEKLVLPLEEQAGYLEKSLGRSQEL; encoded by the coding sequence GTGAGTAAGTTTATCATTTCTTGTGGAGGCACTGGCGGGCACCTCTCACCGGGTATTGCCTTGGCAGAGTCACTTATTTCGCAGGGGCATATTTGCATGCTCTTGGTGAGCGAAAAGCAGGTCGATTCTCGATTGATCCGTAAATATCCTGCCTTGCAAACACGACCTTTAGCCGGTGCTTTCTTTTCCCTTTCGCCCCTGCGTTTTGTTAAGTTTGTTGTGAAAACGATCCGGGGCATCAAGGGGATGAGTAAGATTTTGAAAGACTTTGAGCCCCAGGCTGTCATCGCTTTCGGTGGATTTCTTTCTTTGCCTGTTCTCAGTGTCGCGCGGTGGAAGAAGACAACGATCATACTCCACGAGGCCAATCGTGTGCCGGGTAAGGCGACCCGAATGTTCCGGAAGGCTGCTTCGAGGGTTTATCTACCGCGGGGTCTTAGACTGCGCGGTGTGAAGCCGGATGTTATCCGTGACTTTGGGTTCCCGGTGCGAAAAGAGTTTCGAAAGATCGGCAAGGACCGAGCTCGACAGAACATCGGTATGCCCAAGAACGGAAAGCTCCTGGTTATCCTTGGGGGAAGCCAGGGAGCCCAAGCACTCAATGAGTGGGCGCGCGATCATTTCGAGCAGCTCGCTGGCTTGGGCGTTCATATTTATTGTGTCACGGGAATGGGTCAGGGCATTACAGGGCGCTATGAACGCGAATTTGAAAATGGGCCCAACATCGTCGCAGAGTTCGTGAATTTCACCGACCAAATGGCAGATGTGATGAGCGCTGCGGATCTTATCGTAACGCGTGCTGGTGCGGGGACTCTAGCGGAACTCGTGCGCTGTCGGACTCCTGGAATCCTGGTCCCTTATCCCTTTGCGGCCGATAACCATCAAGATGCTAATGCGCGCTTCTTCGAGCAGCAGGGTGGAGGGATTGTTCTTGGTCAAGAGTCAATCGGTCAACTGTTCGCCGAGGTGGAGGAGTTACTATTCAACGATTGGTTATTGTCGCAACTGCAACGTAATCTTTCACGCATGGATGACGCACAAGTCCTGCAAAATACGGTCGATGATCTAGAGAAACTCGTACTGCCTCTTGAAGAGCAGGCGGGGTATCTCGAAAAGTCTCTGGGAAGGAGTCAAGAGCTCTGA
- the murB gene encoding UDP-N-acetylmuramate dehydrogenase, with amino-acid sequence MAVREQIHFLGVGGMGMLPLALLVAQAGYRVTGEDDNLDAGASSLLESASVEVAVSGFWEHGALPQRFVYSPAFDVAHPSRKRLSDAGVEGLSRGELLAELAGEKRLLAISGSHGKSSTTAALIRALGDVGFECSYYLGARFQGDDLLPAVWNDADWLIAEVDESDGSIDLFEPELSVITQIDFDHPSQYADAKAYALVFDSLRCRTRGTIIEGRPLEGAGLRLERERLVRETLAALGVEANADFLPELKRRQEVLHDDGSLKVIHDYAHHPAEIEALLSEPDFAGSTVVFEPHRYGRTAVFAEAFGRVLRDARTESVHLLPIYAAFEKNDGTRAESIAQSLPRAIVHTNEPEAFEVLLKQSSDGGRFLFVGAGTVDRFAEAFVADKVCIQRNVRLSGKTTMRVGGAAEYYAEPANLAELRAVLTWAKLKTVPVFPLGRGSNVIIPDEGISGLVIRLSEDAWKGIELLPDGRLRVGGGVRLRDICVKAAQVSMDGLEFMEGIPASLGGALRMNAGAMGKWMSDVVESVRLMKWDGSVAVYPREALTFAYRSTVELAQGFVLDAVLRGGSGDHDTDAIRGRMHTYMKSRKESQPREASAGCIFKNPEGDHAGRLIDVCGLKGHSRGGAMVSTIHANFIVNTGAATAADVLGLINEVRASVKAETGVLLEPEAVLLGNEWKEVLAG; translated from the coding sequence ATGGCTGTACGTGAGCAGATTCATTTTTTGGGCGTTGGGGGTATGGGTATGCTCCCGCTTGCTCTTCTTGTGGCTCAGGCAGGATACCGCGTGACAGGTGAAGACGATAATCTAGATGCCGGGGCTTCGAGTCTTTTGGAATCCGCATCTGTCGAAGTCGCTGTTTCTGGATTTTGGGAGCATGGAGCCTTGCCGCAGCGCTTTGTTTATTCTCCGGCATTTGATGTGGCTCATCCTTCACGGAAGCGTCTTTCAGATGCCGGAGTAGAAGGCTTGAGTCGCGGTGAGCTTTTAGCAGAGCTGGCGGGAGAAAAGCGTTTGTTGGCTATCTCTGGTTCTCATGGGAAGTCTTCCACGACCGCCGCATTGATTCGTGCGCTGGGTGATGTCGGTTTTGAATGCAGTTATTACCTTGGGGCGCGTTTTCAGGGAGATGACTTATTGCCTGCAGTTTGGAACGATGCTGACTGGTTGATCGCCGAGGTCGACGAGAGCGACGGATCGATTGATTTATTTGAGCCAGAGCTAAGTGTCATCACTCAGATCGATTTTGATCATCCCAGCCAATACGCTGACGCGAAGGCTTATGCGTTAGTGTTTGATTCACTGCGCTGTCGTACGCGGGGGACCATTATTGAGGGGCGCCCCTTGGAGGGTGCAGGACTGCGTTTAGAACGCGAACGCCTTGTCCGCGAGACTTTGGCTGCACTCGGAGTTGAGGCTAACGCAGATTTTTTACCTGAATTGAAGCGCCGGCAAGAGGTTTTGCACGATGATGGATCGTTAAAGGTTATTCATGATTATGCTCACCATCCGGCTGAAATTGAGGCTTTGTTGTCAGAGCCCGATTTCGCGGGTTCGACAGTAGTCTTTGAGCCCCATCGTTACGGGCGCACTGCTGTGTTTGCGGAAGCGTTTGGTCGTGTGCTGAGAGATGCTCGCACGGAGTCCGTGCATTTGCTTCCGATTTATGCTGCTTTCGAGAAAAACGATGGGACGCGTGCTGAGTCGATTGCACAAAGCCTGCCGAGAGCGATTGTGCACACCAATGAACCTGAAGCCTTTGAAGTTCTGCTGAAGCAGTCTTCGGATGGAGGACGTTTCCTTTTCGTTGGTGCTGGGACGGTAGATCGCTTCGCCGAAGCATTTGTGGCAGACAAGGTATGTATCCAGCGTAATGTTAGACTTTCTGGAAAAACTACCATGCGTGTGGGTGGAGCGGCTGAATACTACGCCGAGCCAGCCAATTTAGCAGAGCTGAGAGCTGTGCTCACTTGGGCTAAACTTAAAACGGTCCCGGTCTTTCCCCTGGGGCGAGGTTCCAATGTGATCATTCCAGACGAGGGGATCTCAGGCCTGGTCATCCGCTTGAGTGAGGATGCATGGAAGGGTATAGAACTCTTACCTGATGGGCGTCTGCGTGTGGGCGGTGGGGTGCGCCTGCGGGATATCTGTGTGAAGGCGGCTCAAGTATCCATGGACGGGCTCGAATTTATGGAGGGTATCCCGGCATCACTCGGTGGAGCGTTACGCATGAATGCTGGTGCAATGGGAAAATGGATGTCTGATGTGGTGGAGTCAGTCAGGCTCATGAAGTGGGATGGCAGTGTGGCAGTCTATCCGCGCGAGGCATTAACTTTTGCTTACCGCTCAACCGTGGAACTCGCCCAAGGATTTGTCTTAGACGCGGTGTTGAGGGGCGGTAGCGGTGATCACGACACCGACGCAATTCGCGGGAGGATGCATACATATATGAAATCGCGCAAAGAATCTCAGCCGCGCGAAGCGAGCGCGGGCTGTATCTTCAAGAACCCCGAAGGCGATCATGCGGGCCGCCTCATTGATGTATGCGGGCTAAAAGGGCACAGTCGCGGTGGTGCGATGGTATCTACGATACATGCAAATTTCATCGTTAATACCGGCGCTGCTACGGCGGCAGATGTTTTAGGTCTCATCAATGAAGTCCGTGCCTCTGTTAAAGCGGAAACGGGAGTCCTACTGGAGCCTGAAGCTGTGTTGCTTGGAAATGAATGGAAGGAGGTCTTGGCGGGATGA
- a CDS encoding LysM peptidoglycan-binding domain-containing protein has protein sequence MKYIGIALVVFVHLAAGLFLITQPGCQTTDSADAESPMIPTAMYGEDTAPIPVDPQSSSSEDLFEPIDPAFNTGAPRPVVVSRDSSISVPQRSAPTRPTPSTRPSDSGEVIGVLSNVPDPVTLPAESSDDEGISIVTSGPAWVDYTVVSGDSLWKISRSFEVSIQSIREASRLTSDTLRVGQVIQIPKDDNTVRVAAPPSELVSEAVPVEGSLGREYIVMPGDTLSRIAARNGTSVGAIRSANNLTSDVIRVGELLILPDNVESAPAIRERSAPAPARGVYHEVKSGENPTIIARRYGISVGQLMAWNNNFDPRLLKVGQRLQVGEISNAGAQEVTIEPRDQANFREVTSENQEVEVDLPQTPESNSVRQPQPASVSELNTAPAPTEADLEALLEDLENAPVVSPVRVEE, from the coding sequence ATGAAATATATTGGCATAGCTCTGGTCGTCTTTGTGCATTTGGCTGCCGGTCTGTTCCTGATCACCCAGCCCGGTTGTCAGACTACGGATAGCGCCGACGCAGAGTCTCCGATGATACCCACAGCAATGTATGGGGAAGATACGGCTCCCATCCCTGTTGATCCTCAGTCGTCTTCCAGCGAAGATCTGTTTGAGCCGATTGATCCGGCATTCAATACAGGAGCGCCGCGGCCCGTTGTGGTAAGTCGTGACAGTAGTATTTCTGTACCGCAGCGTTCTGCGCCTACGCGCCCGACGCCATCTACCCGCCCGTCGGACAGCGGTGAAGTCATCGGTGTGCTATCCAACGTTCCAGACCCTGTGACCCTACCAGCCGAATCATCCGATGATGAGGGCATATCTATCGTGACGTCGGGGCCAGCTTGGGTTGATTACACTGTTGTTTCCGGAGATAGCCTTTGGAAAATTTCGCGGAGCTTTGAGGTTTCTATCCAATCGATTCGTGAGGCCAGTCGTCTCACGTCTGATACGCTGCGAGTCGGCCAGGTGATTCAAATTCCCAAGGATGATAATACCGTGCGTGTCGCAGCACCGCCTTCGGAGCTTGTCAGCGAGGCTGTGCCTGTCGAAGGCAGTCTAGGTCGTGAGTATATCGTCATGCCTGGGGACACGCTATCACGCATCGCAGCACGCAATGGAACGTCTGTGGGTGCCATACGTTCGGCAAATAATCTAACGAGCGATGTGATACGCGTGGGCGAGCTCCTAATCCTTCCTGATAATGTCGAGTCGGCTCCGGCCATAAGAGAGCGTTCTGCACCTGCGCCTGCGCGCGGCGTCTACCACGAAGTAAAATCGGGTGAAAACCCCACAATCATCGCGCGGCGTTATGGTATATCGGTGGGACAGCTCATGGCTTGGAACAATAACTTTGATCCCCGATTGCTTAAGGTCGGGCAGCGTCTCCAGGTCGGCGAGATCAGCAATGCAGGAGCCCAGGAGGTCACTATCGAGCCTCGAGATCAGGCAAATTTCCGCGAAGTAACGAGCGAAAACCAGGAGGTTGAAGTGGACCTACCACAGACCCCTGAATCCAACTCAGTTCGTCAGCCTCAACCTGCTTCGGTTTCAGAGCTCAACACGGCACCTGCGCCCACCGAGGCCGATTTGGAAGCCCTTTTAGAAGATTTGGAGAATGCGCCGGTCGTTTCTCCCGTGCGTGTAGAAGAATAA